Part of the Candidatus Margulisiibacteriota bacterium genome is shown below.
GTTGATTATTTTATCGATAAGCGTTTCCTCTAAATTTCTCCGGCTGTCCAAAACCAGCACGATCACAACTTGTCCCGCTTTGATCCGATAATAAATCTTCCAGGGCGCTTCAACCAGCTCATAAATGTCGGTAATTCCGATACTTTCCAGTTCCGCGGAAACTTTGCCTCTAAAAGGGAATACTGC
Proteins encoded:
- a CDS encoding type II toxin-antitoxin system RelE/ParE family toxin — protein: AVFPFRGKVSAELESIGITDIYELVEAPWKIYYRIKAGQVVIVLVLDSRRNLEETLIDKIINKKD